From a region of the Mycoplasma miroungigenitalium genome:
- the tpx gene encoding thiol peroxidase gives MKVNFKSKLVELLGKQINVGDKFPTFKAVNLDLSDFNFEDLPKSKKLVISIPSIDTGVCEMETTKFMNYFKNLEYPVLAISCDLPFAFDRWCVAHDNKKVIPLSEFRYNDFGLKTGTKLDEVGLLTRAVFVLDENNKVLHVEYVKEVSTEPNYEKVYEFFK, from the coding sequence ATGAAAGTAAATTTTAAATCAAAACTTGTTGAACTATTAGGCAAACAAATTAATGTGGGAGATAAATTTCCAACTTTTAAAGCTGTTAATTTAGATTTAAGCGACTTTAATTTTGAAGATTTACCAAAATCAAAAAAATTAGTTATTTCAATTCCTTCGATTGATACTGGTGTTTGTGAAATGGAAACTACAAAGTTCATGAATTATTTTAAAAATTTAGAATACCCTGTGTTGGCAATTTCTTGCGACTTACCTTTTGCTTTTGATCGTTGATGTGTTGCTCATGATAATAAAAAAGTTATTCCCCTTAGCGAATTTAGATATAACGATTTCGGCCTTAAAACTGGAACAAAATTAGACGAAGTTGGTTTATTGACCAGAGCCGTATTTGTTTTAGATGAAAATAACAAAGTGTTACATGTTGAGTATGTTAAAGAAGTAAGTACTGAACCCAATTACGAAAAAGTTTATGAATTTTTTAAATAG
- a CDS encoding endonuclease yields MSHDEPDLASENKEFANWTINLNDALKLDIDPSLQNNNIIDVLTNNKLFYSWKTQSIVVAQTKPSSENDWKKSPKLFSFKTPAPKYYNLCNQHSNSKNISIELTYEYNNKELTIFYKSQYYKHKNSLISKQTYHTSFKIDNSLLGIKDNKNNKTTNEVNNKKDNQTNKNEGDKKIGTITVVNESSSKTNGVYSNLVAPSVINSKEIIYEYDNYYQTLDGKSGTSLINALIKLQQQNAESTGGYNALFTTYKNAFVDKYYEKDNSLLDIYTEIPSGKDNVIYSFERKKVIINRKGLGETANILFLNLDLAKPNH; encoded by the coding sequence GTGTCTCATGATGAGCCGGATTTAGCTAGTGAAAATAAAGAATTTGCCAATTGAACAATAAACCTTAATGATGCATTAAAGCTAGATATAGATCCTAGTTTACAAAATAATAATATTATTGACGTTTTGACAAATAATAAGCTGTTTTATTCTTGAAAAACACAATCAATTGTCGTTGCGCAAACCAAACCCTCAAGTGAAAATGATTGAAAAAAATCACCAAAATTGTTTTCATTTAAAACTCCAGCTCCGAAATATTACAATTTATGCAACCAACATTCAAATAGTAAAAATATTTCAATTGAATTAACTTATGAATATAACAACAAAGAATTAACTATCTTTTACAAATCTCAATATTACAAACATAAAAATAGTTTAATCTCTAAACAAACCTATCATACAAGTTTTAAAATTGATAATTCGCTGCTTGGCATAAAAGACAACAAAAATAATAAAACAACAAACGAAGTTAACAATAAAAAAGATAATCAAACTAATAAAAATGAAGGCGATAAAAAAATCGGAACAATAACAGTAGTTAACGAAAGCAGTTCAAAGACCAATGGTGTTTATTCTAATCTAGTAGCTCCATCAGTTATCAATTCTAAAGAAATCATTTATGAGTACGACAATTACTACCAAACTCTGGATGGAAAAAGTGGCACATCATTAATTAATGCCTTAATAAAATTACAACAACAAAATGCCGAAAGTACGGGAGGATATAACGCTTTATTTACAACCTATAAAAACGCCTTCGTAGACAAATACTACGAAAAAGACAATTCATTATTAGATATTTATACTGAAATACCTAGTGGAAAAGACAATGTTATTTACTCCTTTGAACGAAAAAAAGTAATCATAAACAGGAAGGGTCTGGGTGAAACCGCGAACATATTGTTCCTCAATCTTGATTTAGCGAAGCCAAACCATTAA
- a CDS encoding endonuclease has product MKNDAHHVWPTDSKINSLHAAYPFGEVKQIFRQSKNGTKIGVGLDNERVMEVINEFKGDVARAILYFWITYKNYPKKQITKTKDSRRVWTNKSINPNYLKQYLEWSDSDPITQFDLDRNNGIYKHQHNRNPFIDYPKLIDVVFKNDTKFVFKNLGFAKKLVF; this is encoded by the coding sequence TTAAAAAATGATGCTCACCACGTTTGACCAACAGACTCCAAAATCAATAGTTTACATGCTGCATATCCTTTTGGTGAGGTCAAACAAATATTTAGACAATCAAAAAATGGAACTAAAATCGGTGTTGGTTTAGATAACGAGAGAGTTATGGAAGTAATTAACGAATTTAAAGGCGATGTTGCTAGAGCAATTTTGTATTTTTGGATTACTTATAAGAATTATCCAAAAAAACAAATTACCAAAACTAAGGATTCTAGAAGAGTTTGAACAAATAAATCAATTAATCCTAACTACCTAAAACAATATCTTGAATGAAGTGATTCAGACCCAATTACCCAATTTGATTTAGACCGAAATAATGGGATATATAAACATCAACACAATCGCAACCCTTTTATTGATTATCCAAAACTAATTGACGTTGTTTTTAAAAATGATACAAAGTTTGTTTTTAAAAATCTAGGTTTTGCCAAAAAACTAGTCTTTTAA
- a CDS encoding endonuclease — protein sequence MNADNIFKLESLDIDILKEIQGSKLFYSYSSKAIIVSPERPKGGSEWNQAKKLFVLKQNPSNSSFQFCSINSTEENPSDEIAFNIDGNVLTLKYKARYYKGKNAPSLISENSYETKFKIKDGALQDNNTPQTNVNISKNGESNNSSLNEKLTDIKVVGKFSDQYPDLVAPSITKATAIKYDSNNKFYSSLEGKSGQELIDALMQLQRQHRSSTGGYGDLYRTYRDAFVDKYYEKDGSLLDMYEEIPNGKDNYSYSFNDNGSSAGSEGVGWNREHIIPQSWFGKDSPMRNDAHHVWPTDIHVNGKHSNLPYGNVKSGWTSINGTKVGTGVDGGDVTEVINEFKGDVSRAILYFYLTYNDKNLTKKGVASRIIDSSNDNKIKVNFLNELLEWHYRDSITQFDLDRNNGIYKHQKKP from the coding sequence ATGAACGCCGATAACATCTTTAAATTAGAATCATTAGATATAGATATACTTAAGGAAATACAAGGGTCAAAATTATTTTATTCATACTCATCTAAAGCAATAATTGTTTCACCCGAGCGACCAAAAGGTGGTTCAGAATGAAATCAAGCCAAAAAACTTTTTGTTTTAAAACAAAATCCTTCAAATTCAAGTTTTCAATTTTGTAGCATTAATAGCACCGAAGAAAACCCCAGCGATGAAATCGCATTTAATATTGACGGAAACGTATTGACTTTAAAATATAAAGCAAGATATTATAAAGGCAAAAACGCACCGAGTCTTATTTCTGAAAATAGTTATGAAACAAAATTCAAAATAAAAGACGGGGCTTTACAGGATAACAACACACCTCAAACTAATGTTAATATTTCTAAAAACGGAGAATCAAATAATAGTTCTTTAAATGAAAAATTAACTGATATTAAAGTTGTTGGTAAATTCAGTGATCAATATCCTGATTTGGTTGCTCCATCAATCACTAAAGCAACAGCAATTAAATATGATTCAAATAACAAATTTTATAGCTCTTTAGAGGGCAAAAGTGGCCAAGAACTAATTGACGCTTTAATGCAACTACAACGTCAACACCGCAGTTCGACAGGTGGATATGGAGATTTGTATAGAACATATCGCGATGCGTTTGTTGATAAATATTATGAAAAAGATGGTTCTTTACTTGACATGTATGAAGAAATTCCGAACGGGAAAGATAACTATTCTTATTCATTTAACGACAATGGATCTTCTGCTGGCTCGGAAGGTGTCGGATGAAACCGTGAACATATTATTCCTCAATCTTGATTTGGTAAAGATTCTCCAATGAGAAATGACGCTCACCACGTTTGACCGACCGATATTCACGTAAATGGTAAACACAGTAATTTGCCATATGGGAATGTAAAAAGCGGTTGAACATCAATTAATGGGACAAAAGTTGGAACTGGTGTTGATGGTGGAGATGTAACTGAAGTAATTAATGAATTCAAAGGCGATGTATCACGTGCCATTCTATATTTCTACCTAACATATAATGATAAAAATTTAACCAAAAAAGGTGTTGCAAGTAGAATAATTGATAGTTCAAATGATAATAAGATTAAAGTTAACTTTTTAAATGAATTATTGGAATGACACTACAGAGATTCAATCACTCAGTTTGATTTAGATAGAAATAATGGAATTTACAAACACCAAAAAAAACCGTAA
- a CDS encoding MAG0490 family ComEA-like DNA-binding protein produces the protein MRKKRITKYLFGVILLFFGAITISFANDQRTIKISDTKKKTVIVNVKGAVNNPGEYEIDVGTKFIDILKTAGITNDSDLSKVPISSLVDKSLTIEIPYKKTAPNKIYWDRLNTVEQLIERGVKRKIALIIINNKTKIGNPTWEKIASIKGIGPASIKKLKTIIII, from the coding sequence ATGAGAAAAAAAAGAATTACGAAATATTTATTTGGGGTTATTTTATTATTTTTTGGAGCTATAACAATATCTTTTGCAAACGATCAAAGGACAATTAAAATAAGCGATACAAAGAAAAAAACAGTTATTGTTAATGTAAAAGGTGCAGTAAATAATCCTGGGGAATACGAAATAGATGTCGGAACTAAATTTATTGATATTTTAAAAACAGCTGGCATCACCAATGATAGTGATTTGTCAAAAGTACCAATTAGTAGTCTGGTTGACAAATCTTTAACGATTGAAATACCATATAAAAAAACCGCTCCGAATAAAATTTACTGGGATAGATTAAATACAGTAGAACAACTGATTGAAAGAGGGGTAAAAAGAAAAATCGCGTTAATTATCATAAACAATAAAACCAAGATAGGTAATCCAACTTGAGAAAAAATTGCATCGATAAAGGGTATTGGGCCCGCAAGCATCAAAAAATTAAAGACTATCATAATCATATAA
- a CDS encoding MAG0480 family ComEC-like protein — MRKNCIDKGYWARKHQKIKDYHNHITAWIISFLIPIFLHLSITSLSLWYLWLVILISCSIFLLIFSKMSFLLAVLLVIIYLFNFIQWNNNKNITINESITFNARIVKNSEKYTIINHKNVNLLFFQNKFNTAENLYVGNTIEIKGIPRINEDKFNDFFNKQNIDFLLEKPIVLEVKKPKLSIQNLINNYCMNQPILFQKYWKLIIFGLNDNGNEIKQNAIKLNIIHLLVISGIHFDLIYKTFTIFINKIKNKKISLLVKVLSLIISFYYLCLIPNFVPPLRAFIMYIFKLFKKNKWIALATSSLITFYINFYLIYSYSFILTYSVTSIIMLINNLKIFSDRKNVFFKYFLVSFLIFVFTLPFNIKFNKSINLLGMIWIILFTPLIEFSYLCSLLFWFSPQFLSFIYESLELGINLAVKLSPILILNIEISEVSLLIWYASWVIFLLILLKYRYFCKKQKN; from the coding sequence TTGAGAAAAAATTGCATCGATAAAGGGTATTGGGCCCGCAAGCATCAAAAAATTAAAGACTATCATAATCATATAACAGCATGAATTATTAGTTTTCTTATTCCTATTTTTTTACATTTATCAATTACCTCGCTCTCTTTATGATATTTATGGTTGGTAATTTTAATTTCATGTTCTATTTTTCTACTAATCTTTAGCAAAATGTCATTTTTATTAGCTGTTCTACTAGTAATAATTTATTTATTCAATTTTATTCAATGAAATAATAATAAAAATATAACTATAAATGAATCAATAACATTCAATGCTCGTATCGTTAAAAATTCCGAAAAATATACAATAATAAACCACAAAAATGTTAATTTACTGTTTTTTCAAAATAAATTCAACACAGCTGAAAACTTATATGTTGGAAACACTATAGAAATAAAAGGCATCCCAAGAATAAATGAAGATAAATTTAATGATTTTTTCAATAAACAAAATATAGATTTTTTATTGGAAAAGCCAATTGTTTTAGAAGTTAAAAAACCAAAATTATCTATTCAAAATTTAATAAATAATTATTGTATGAATCAACCGATACTGTTTCAAAAATATTGAAAATTAATAATTTTTGGTTTAAACGACAACGGGAATGAAATAAAACAGAACGCAATTAAATTAAACATAATCCACTTGCTAGTTATATCCGGAATTCACTTCGATTTAATTTATAAAACGTTTACAATATTTATCAATAAAATTAAAAACAAAAAAATTAGCTTATTGGTCAAGGTGTTATCATTAATCATTTCGTTTTATTATTTGTGTTTAATTCCTAATTTTGTACCACCACTAAGAGCGTTCATAATGTATATATTTAAACTTTTTAAAAAGAATAAATGAATTGCTTTAGCTACCTCTTCATTAATAACTTTTTATATAAATTTTTATCTTATATATAGTTATTCATTTATTTTGACATACTCAGTTACATCCATAATTATGTTAATTAATAATTTAAAGATATTTAGCGACCGAAAAAATGTTTTTTTCAAATATTTTTTAGTTTCATTTTTGATTTTCGTTTTTACACTACCGTTTAATATAAAATTCAATAAATCAATTAATCTTTTGGGAATGATATGAATAATTTTATTTACTCCTTTGATTGAATTTTCGTACTTGTGTTCTTTGCTTTTTTGGTTTAGCCCGCAATTTTTATCGTTTATATATGAATCTTTGGAATTAGGTATAAATTTAGCCGTAAAACTTTCTCCAATTTTAATCTTAAACATAGAAATTAGTGAAGTTTCTTTATTAATATGATACGCATCTTGAGTAATTTTTTTACTAATTCTCCTTAAATATAGATATTTTTGTAAAAAGCAAAAAAATTAG
- the dnaK gene encoding molecular chaperone DnaK — protein MAKEVIIGIDLGTTNSVVSIVDNGTPVVLENLNGKRTTPSVVSFKDGETIVGENAKNQIETNPDTIASIKRLMGTKQIVKANGKEYKPEEISAMILSNLKKYAEEKIGHKVEKAVITVPAYFNNAQRESTKLAGKIAGLEVLRIINEPTAAALSFGLDKTEEEKKVLVFDLGGGTFDVSILELADGTFEVLSTAGDNELGGDDWDHAIVNWLVDKIKKEHNYNVTENKMAMARLKQAAEKAKIDLSSSMIAHISLPFLIFIEGQAPINVEAELKRSEFEQMTASLLERCKAPIDRALSDAKISLSEINDVLLVGGSTRMPAVQTLVETKLGKKPNKSVNPDEVVAMGAAIQGAVLAGDISDILLVDVTPLTLGIETEHGIVASLIERNTRIPITKTKTFTTAADNQTAVTIHVVQGERKLANDCKSLGMFNLEGIEPAPRGTAQIEVSFTIDANGITTVSAKDLKSGKQESKVIKNSSKLSDEEVDKMVKDAEANREADEKRAQEIETVVRAESLVSKMKQSLEENKDKINEDQRKMSEEKISELEKLLESKDYETLKQKLDEIDKAFEMINAEMQKQQDQGFKEEDAK, from the coding sequence ATGGCAAAAGAAGTAATTATTGGTATCGACTTAGGTACTACTAACTCTGTTGTTTCTATTGTAGATAATGGAACACCAGTAGTTTTAGAAAATCTAAATGGTAAAAGAACAACACCTTCAGTTGTTTCGTTTAAAGATGGAGAAACAATAGTTGGTGAAAATGCAAAGAATCAAATTGAAACTAACCCTGACACAATAGCATCAATTAAGAGATTAATGGGTACAAAACAAATCGTTAAAGCAAACGGAAAAGAATACAAACCTGAAGAAATTTCAGCAATGATCCTATCTAATCTAAAAAAATACGCAGAAGAAAAAATTGGACATAAAGTAGAAAAAGCAGTTATAACTGTTCCGGCATACTTCAATAACGCACAACGTGAATCAACAAAATTAGCAGGTAAAATTGCTGGTCTAGAAGTATTAAGAATAATTAATGAACCTACTGCTGCTGCATTAAGTTTCGGTCTAGATAAGACCGAGGAAGAAAAGAAGGTTCTTGTTTTCGACCTTGGTGGAGGTACATTTGACGTTTCTATTCTAGAATTAGCCGATGGAACATTCGAAGTATTATCAACTGCAGGAGATAATGAATTAGGTGGAGATGATTGAGATCACGCTATCGTAAATTGATTGGTTGATAAAATCAAAAAAGAACACAATTACAATGTTACCGAAAATAAAATGGCAATGGCTCGTTTAAAACAAGCCGCTGAAAAAGCAAAAATTGATTTATCTTCATCAATGATTGCTCATATTTCACTACCTTTCTTAATTTTCATTGAAGGACAAGCCCCAATTAACGTTGAAGCTGAATTAAAACGTAGTGAATTTGAACAAATGACCGCATCGTTATTAGAAAGATGTAAAGCACCTATTGATAGAGCACTTAGCGATGCTAAAATATCATTATCTGAAATTAATGATGTTCTGCTTGTCGGTGGATCAACAAGAATGCCTGCCGTTCAAACACTAGTTGAAACAAAACTAGGTAAAAAACCAAATAAATCTGTAAACCCTGATGAAGTTGTTGCGATGGGAGCCGCAATTCAAGGTGCAGTTTTAGCCGGAGATATAAGTGATATCTTATTAGTTGATGTTACACCTTTAACTCTTGGAATTGAAACAGAACACGGTATCGTTGCTTCATTAATCGAACGTAATACGAGAATTCCTATTACTAAAACTAAAACCTTTACTACAGCCGCTGATAATCAAACCGCAGTTACAATTCATGTAGTTCAAGGTGAAAGAAAATTAGCAAATGACTGTAAATCATTAGGTATGTTTAATTTAGAGGGTATTGAACCAGCACCGCGTGGAACAGCCCAAATTGAGGTATCATTTACAATTGATGCTAACGGTATTACCACTGTTTCTGCTAAAGACCTAAAATCAGGTAAACAAGAAAGTAAAGTAATTAAAAATTCATCGAAATTAAGCGATGAAGAAGTAGATAAAATGGTAAAAGATGCCGAAGCTAACAGAGAAGCTGACGAAAAACGTGCCCAAGAAATTGAAACAGTTGTCCGTGCTGAATCTTTGGTTTCTAAAATGAAACAATCTTTAGAAGAAAATAAAGATAAAATAAACGAAGATCAAAGAAAAATGTCGGAAGAAAAAATTTCAGAATTAGAAAAATTGTTAGAATCTAAAGATTACGAAACATTAAAACAAAAACTAGATGAAATTGACAAAGCATTTGAAATGATAAATGCTGAAATGCAAAAACAACAAGATCAAGGTTTTAAAGAAGAAGATGCAAAATAA
- a CDS encoding glycosyltransferase, whose protein sequence is MKLTDENNIKYKSHILDRKKYFILSIILRILVFAGSLSLGWLIVYKLSNYNTLIADLPSDWRLIVLFVFVMLLNIFTIDLFATFLMKFFLGLAFSLSFRKTKNKIRKIDVASMADAKIALLYPTKDDFSPEAVLESINQSYKNIHFFILDDSKKPKYISMIDSFIQQNQHLNITVIRRKIKKGFKAGNINNFLLSYKNEFDYYVWLDSDEKLCFDFVERCLQYFYYYSNLGIVQGNHKSDSPQTQFQNLLSRCIPWKLPIINEYYNFIGHSFLYGHGAMISNDALSAMDFKIPEIVIEDIATSIVAKSNKYQTIFASELVNTEEFPISFNAFYVRQLKFVGGDHDLWFRVLIRKIGRHNNIFSMFQILSNISLSNILFLVFNLLILIFQIVSNVFSVVSNIDLNLYFGFEYNICIILLIIGSFIATLIPVFIHIAIVSKRKWLVPFQIIFYPVITFIMYTSLLVDCWIKAFITIFGIKAKFITTPKTNEKISFGKKLLTNLIPISALLIIASLVIVNFVFVHIISIYFIVYLTISFVIPIIFRILFSLLSNIEMKTK, encoded by the coding sequence ATGAAATTAACAGATGAAAACAACATTAAATATAAGTCCCACATATTAGATAGAAAAAAATATTTTATTTTATCTATCATTTTGAGAATACTTGTGTTTGCGGGTTCTCTATCACTTGGCTGATTAATTGTATACAAACTATCAAATTATAATACATTGATTGCTGATTTACCCTCAGATTGAAGATTGATTGTACTATTCGTGTTTGTAATGTTGTTGAATATTTTTACCATTGACTTGTTTGCAACGTTTCTTATGAAATTTTTCTTAGGCCTTGCTTTCTCCCTATCCTTCAGAAAAACAAAAAATAAAATAAGAAAAATTGATGTCGCCTCTATGGCAGATGCCAAGATAGCATTGCTTTATCCAACTAAAGATGATTTTTCACCAGAAGCAGTATTAGAATCGATAAATCAATCTTACAAAAACATCCATTTTTTTATATTAGATGACTCAAAAAAACCAAAATATATTTCAATGATAGATTCGTTCATTCAACAAAATCAGCACCTCAACATCACAGTTATAAGACGTAAAATTAAAAAAGGGTTTAAGGCCGGAAATATAAATAATTTTTTATTGTCATACAAAAATGAATTTGACTATTACGTTTGATTGGATTCTGACGAAAAATTATGTTTTGATTTTGTTGAACGATGTCTACAATACTTTTATTACTATTCTAACTTAGGTATAGTACAAGGAAATCATAAATCAGATTCTCCACAAACACAATTTCAAAATTTATTGTCGCGTTGTATACCTTGAAAACTCCCAATAATAAATGAATATTATAATTTTATTGGTCACTCATTTTTATATGGGCACGGCGCTATGATTTCCAATGATGCCTTATCAGCCATGGATTTCAAAATACCGGAAATTGTAATCGAGGACATAGCAACCTCGATTGTCGCAAAAAGTAATAAATATCAAACTATTTTTGCTTCTGAGTTAGTAAACACAGAGGAATTCCCAATTAGTTTCAATGCATTTTACGTAAGACAACTAAAATTTGTAGGTGGAGATCACGACTTGTGATTCAGGGTATTAATTAGAAAAATTGGTCGTCACAACAATATATTTAGTATGTTTCAAATTCTTTCAAACATTTCTCTTTCAAACATATTGTTTTTAGTTTTTAACCTACTAATCTTAATATTTCAAATTGTTAGTAACGTCTTTAGTGTTGTTTCAAATATAGACCTAAACTTATATTTTGGCTTCGAGTATAACATTTGTATCATTTTACTTATCATCGGATCTTTCATCGCGACACTAATACCAGTATTTATTCATATTGCAATAGTATCTAAAAGAAAATGGTTGGTGCCATTCCAAATTATTTTTTACCCAGTCATAACATTTATCATGTACACATCACTTTTAGTCGACTGTTGAATTAAAGCATTTATTACCATTTTTGGTATAAAAGCAAAATTCATTACAACGCCGAAAACTAATGAAAAAATTTCATTCGGTAAAAAACTTTTGACTAACTTAATCCCAATTTCTGCATTATTAATTATTGCGTCATTAGTAATTGTTAATTTCGTATTTGTACATATAATTAGTATTTATTTCATAGTTTATTTAACTATAAGCTTTGTAATACCAATAATTTTTCGTATTTTATTCTCATTACTTTCAAATATAGAGATGAAAACAAAATAA
- a CDS encoding replication-associated recombination protein A, which yields MNNLANELRPKTLNDIIGQKNIVNLLKKVVESNIHTSYIFFGESGVGKTSTAIALANDLGLKYGLFNASVDNKNELITMINNNDIVIIDEIHRLTKNLQDILLSYLEFDKVIIYATTTENPYFRVNPALRSRMQILQFNKLDEHDVLEALKVVIKQNYPELNISDDNILCLIRNSTGDYRFCLNNLQMIATLSNGQEISEDIIKTLIPNINFYVDKDSNAHYDHLSAFHKSLRGSDVDAALYWGAIILKSGDYQGLFRRLTAVAYEDIGLADPNASLRVEAVLNAVERLGFPEANIPIFYLITQLALSPKSSSTYKAMNKMLDFIDAGNIFEVPKHLKDSHFTSASKLGYGINYKYPHDYPNSWVNQTYLPKKIENMKFFTPSKNDNKKTTDYYNLIANWKDKKDEN from the coding sequence ATGAATAATTTAGCTAATGAACTCAGACCTAAAACTCTAAACGATATAATAGGTCAAAAAAATATCGTTAATTTACTTAAAAAAGTAGTTGAAAGTAACATTCATACTAGTTACATTTTTTTTGGCGAGTCAGGAGTTGGGAAAACTTCGACAGCTATTGCTTTAGCTAATGATTTAGGATTAAAATACGGTTTATTTAATGCCAGTGTAGATAACAAAAATGAATTAATTACAATGATAAATAATAATGACATAGTTATCATAGATGAAATCCACAGGCTAACAAAAAACTTGCAAGATATCTTACTTTCTTATCTTGAATTTGATAAAGTTATAATTTACGCAACAACAACTGAAAATCCTTATTTTAGAGTAAACCCAGCATTAAGAAGCCGCATGCAGATTCTGCAGTTCAATAAATTAGATGAACATGACGTTTTGGAAGCACTAAAAGTAGTTATTAAACAAAACTACCCAGAATTAAACATAAGCGACGATAATATTTTATGTTTGATTAGGAATTCAACCGGAGATTATCGGTTTTGTTTAAATAATTTACAAATGATTGCTACATTAAGCAACGGTCAAGAAATTAGCGAAGATATTATTAAGACGTTAATACCAAATATAAATTTTTATGTTGATAAAGACTCAAATGCACACTACGATCATTTATCAGCATTTCATAAGTCTCTGCGTGGTTCTGATGTTGATGCAGCATTATATTGAGGAGCAATAATTTTAAAAAGCGGCGATTATCAAGGTCTATTTAGGCGTTTAACTGCTGTGGCGTACGAAGACATTGGTCTTGCAGACCCTAATGCTTCATTGCGTGTTGAAGCTGTTTTAAATGCGGTTGAGCGTTTAGGCTTCCCAGAAGCCAACATACCAATTTTCTATTTAATTACCCAATTAGCACTTTCCCCGAAAAGTTCCTCAACATACAAAGCAATGAATAAAATGCTTGATTTTATAGATGCAGGAAATATTTTTGAAGTTCCTAAACACTTGAAAGATTCCCATTTTACTTCTGCATCTAAACTCGGCTACGGAATTAATTACAAATATCCTCATGATTACCCAAATTCATGAGTCAATCAAACTTATTTACCTAAAAAAATTGAAAATATGAAGTTTTTTACTCCAAGTAAAAATGATAATAAAAAAACTACCGACTACTATAATCTAATAGCAAATTGAAAGGACAAAAAAGATGAAAATTAA
- the pheS gene encoding phenylalanine--tRNA ligase subunit alpha has translation MKINIEEINTFEELKIAKNKIYGKEGELAQLQIALKTAQNDKKREIGQQINRIKSDYEQLFQQAEKKLEDKRIDDLVNNTFIDVTQPVTTTGSLHPITIIENRMRDWFIQNGYFESTAGEICSDYYNFEKLNMPSDHPARAMHDSLYLNPTTLLRTHNTGISAAELEKNANKPLNNFAIGKVYRNDEDDATHSHQFTQLDFVSVGNVSFPNLIWTLKSLLSYVFEEELELRLRPSFFPFTEPSVEVDIFYKNRWIEVLGAGMLHPNVMKSAGYDNKKYNGFAAGVGIERIAMVKYGIKDIREFYTNDLRTLNQFNAEK, from the coding sequence ATGAAAATTAATATTGAAGAAATCAATACATTTGAGGAGCTAAAAATAGCCAAAAATAAAATCTATGGAAAAGAAGGAGAGTTAGCCCAGCTACAAATTGCATTAAAAACAGCCCAAAATGATAAAAAGAGAGAAATTGGGCAACAAATTAACAGAATCAAATCAGATTATGAACAATTATTTCAACAAGCTGAAAAAAAATTAGAAGACAAAAGAATTGATGACTTAGTTAATAATACATTTATTGACGTTACTCAACCAGTTACAACCACGGGATCATTGCACCCTATCACAATCATCGAAAATAGAATGCGTGATTGATTCATCCAAAATGGATATTTTGAATCCACGGCAGGTGAAATTTGTTCTGATTACTACAACTTTGAAAAATTAAATATGCCTTCTGACCACCCTGCAAGAGCAATGCATGACTCACTGTACTTAAACCCAACAACATTACTGAGAACGCACAATACTGGAATTAGTGCTGCGGAATTAGAAAAAAATGCAAATAAACCACTAAATAACTTTGCAATAGGGAAAGTTTACCGTAATGATGAAGACGACGCAACTCACTCGCATCAATTCACTCAACTTGATTTTGTGAGCGTCGGCAATGTTAGCTTCCCTAATCTTATTTGAACTCTAAAATCCCTATTGAGCTATGTTTTTGAAGAAGAACTAGAATTAAGATTAAGACCTAGTTTTTTTCCATTTACAGAACCAAGTGTTGAAGTTGATATTTTTTACAAAAACCGTTGAATCGAGGTTTTAGGTGCTGGAATGTTGCATCCAAATGTAATGAAATCAGCCGGCTATGACAACAAAAAATATAATGGGTTTGCAGCTGGTGTTGGGATCGAAAGAATAGCAATGGTTAAGTATGGAATTAAAGATATTCGTGAGTTCTATACAAACGATTTAAGAACACTAAACCAATTTAATGCTGAAAAATAA